In one window of Vulpes vulpes isolate BD-2025 chromosome 1, VulVul3, whole genome shotgun sequence DNA:
- the SBSN gene encoding suprabasin isoform X2: MHLASVVSSCSLLLLLGALPGWAANDDPIEKVIEGINRGLTNAEREVGKALEGINNGITHAGREVEKVFNGLSHMGSQAGKELDKGVQGLNSGLDKVAHEINSGIGQAGKEAEKFVHGVNNAAGQVGKEADKVIQGVHHGVNQAGKEAEKFGQGVHHGVNQAGSEAEKFGHGVHHGVNQAGKEAEKFGQGVHHGVNQAGKEAEKFGQGVHHGVNQAGNEAEKFGHGVHHGANQAGKEAEKFGQGVHHGVNQAGKEAEKFGQGVHHGVNQAGSEAEKFGHGVHHGVNQAGKEAEKFGQGVHHGVNQAGSEAEKFGQGVHHGVNQAGSEAEKFGHGVHHGVNQAGKEAEKFGQGVHHGVNQAGSEAEKFGQGVHHGVNQAGSEAEKFGHGVHHGVNQAGKEAEKFGQGVHHGVNQAGSEAEKFGHGVHHGVNQAGKEAEKLGQGVHHGVNQAGKEAEKFGQGVHHGVNQAGKEAEKFGQGVHHGVNQAGSEAEKFGHGVHHGVNQAGKEAEKFGQGVHYAAGQAGKEGDKIIQGVHHGVDQAGKEAEKFGQGLHHGVNQAGKEVEKFGQGVHHAAGQAGKEGDKIVQGIYPGVNQAGQEVEHFGQGVHHAVEQAGKEADKVVQGVHDGVNQAGKEAEKFGQGVHHAAGQAGKEAEKLGQGVHHAAGQAGKEVDRLPQNVHNGVNQAGKEANQLLNGAHPGVSTGQHQHGGGATTTLTSGASVNRPFISFPTLWQSIANIIL, translated from the exons ATGCACCTTGCCAGTGTGGTCAGCTCCTGCTCCCTCCTACTGCTATTGGGGGCTCTTCCTGGATGGGCGGCCAATGATGACCCCATTGAGAAGGTCATTGAAGGAATCAACCGAGGGCTGACcaatgcagagagagaggtgggcaaGGCCCTGGAAGGCATCAATAATGGAATCACTCACGCTGGAAGGGAAGTGGAGAAAGTTTTTAATGGACTTAGCCACATGGGGAGCCAGGCCGGCAAGGAACTGGACAAAGGCGTCCAGGGACTCAACAGCGGCTTGGACAAGGTAGCCCATGAGATCAACAGTGGCATCGGACAAGCAGGAAAGGAAGCTGAGAAGTTTGTCCATGGGGTCAACAACGCTGCTGGACAGGTTGGGAAGGAGGCAGACAAAGTGATTCAGGGGGTCCATCATGGGGTCAACCAGGCTGGGAAGGAGGCGGAGAAGTTTGGTCAGGGGGTCCACCATGGGGTTAACCAGGCTGGGAGTGAGGCAGAGAAGTTTGGCCATGGGGTCCATCATGGGGTTAACCAGGCtggaaaggaggcagagaagtttGGTCAGGGGGTCCATCATGGAGTTAACCaggctgggaaggaggcagagaagtttGGTCAGGGGGTCCACCATGGGGTTAACCAGGCTGGGAACGAGGCAGAGAAGTTTGGCCACGGGGTCCATCATGGGGCTAACCAGGCtggaaaggaggcagagaagtttGGTCAGGGGGTTCATCATGGAGTTAACCaggctgggaaggaggcagagaagtttGGTCAGGGGGTCCACCATGGGGTTAACCAGGCTGGGAGTGAGGCAGAGAAGTTTGGCCATGGGGTCCATCATGGGGTTAACCAGGCtggaaaggaggcagagaagtttGGTCAGGGGGTTCATCATGGAGTTAACCAGGCTGGGAGCGAGGCAGAGAAGTTTGGTCAGGGGGTCCACCATGGCGTTAACCAGGCTGGGAGTGAGGCAGAGAAGTTTGGCCATGGGGTCCACCATGGGGTTAACCAGGCtggaaaggaggcagagaagtttGGTCAGGGGGTTCATCATGGAGTTAACCAGGCTGGGAGCGAGGCAGAGAAGTTTGGTCAGGGGGTCCACCATGGCGTTAACCAGGCTGGGAGTGAGGCAGAGAAGTTTGGCCATGGGGTCCACCATGGGGTTAACCAGGCtggaaaggaggcagagaagtttGGTCAGGGGGTCCACCATGGGGTTAACCAGGCTGGGAGCGAGGCAGAGAAGTTTGGCCATGGGGTCCATCATGGGGTTAACCaggctgggaaggaggcagagaagcttGGTCAGGGGGTCCACCATGGGGTTAACCaggctgggaaggaggcagagaagtttGGTCAGGGGGTCCACCATGGGGTTAACCaggctgggaaggaggcagagaagtttGGTCAGGGGGTCCACCATGGGGTTAACCAGGCTGGGAGCGAGGCAGAGAAGTTTGGCCATGGGGTCCACCATGGGGTTAACCaggctgggaaggaggcagagaagtttGGTCAGGGGGTCCACTATGCTGCTGGGCAGGCtgggaaagagggagacaaaatAATCCAAGGAGTCCACCATGGGGTTGACCaggctgggaaggaggcagagaagtttGGCCAGGGACTCCACCATGGTGTTAACCAG GCTGGAAAGGAGGTGGAGAAGTTTGGTCAGGGGGTCCACCATGCTGCTGGGCAGGCtgggaaagagggagacaaaatAGTCCAGGGGATCTATCCTGGGGTCAACCAGGCTGGGCAGGAGGTGGAGCACTTTGGCCAGGGAGTTCACCATGCCGTTGAACAGGCTGGAAAGGAGGCAGACAAAGTGGTCCAAGGGGTCCACGATGGGGTCAACCAGGccgggaaggaggcagagaaatttGGCCAAGGGGTCCACCACGCTGCTGGCCAGGCTGGAAAGGAGGCGGAGAAACTTGGCCAAGGTGTCCACCATGCTGCTGGCCAGGCCGGGAAGGAGGTGGACAGGTTGCCGCAGAATGTTCATAATGGGGTCAACCAAGCCGGCAAGGAGGCCAACCAGCTGCTGAAT GGCGCTCATCCAGGCGTTTCCACCGGCCAGCACCAGCACGGAGGGGGCGCAACCACCACGTTGACATCTGGA GCTTCGGTCAACAGGCCTTTCATCAGCTTCCCAACTCTGTGGCAG aGCATCGCCAACATCATTCTCTAA
- the SBSN gene encoding suprabasin isoform X3 — MHLASVVSSCSLLLLLGALPGWAANDDPIEKVIEGINRGLTNAEREVGKALEGINNGITHAGREVEKVFNGLSHMGSQAGKELDKGVQGLNSGLDKVAHEINSGIGQAGKEAEKFVHGVNNAAGQVGKEADKVIQGVHHGVNQAGKEAEKFGQGVHHGVNQAGSEAEKFGHGVHHGVNQAGKEAEKFGQGVHHGVNQAGKEAEKFGQGVHHGVNQAGNEAEKFGHGVHHGANQAGKEAEKFGQGVHHGVNQAGKEAEKFGQGVHHGVNQAGSEAEKFGHGVHHGVNQAGKEAEKFGQGVHHGVNQAGSEAEKFGQGVHHGVNQAGKEAEKFGQGVHHGVNQAGSEAEKFGQGVHHGVNQAGSEAEKFGHGVHHGVNQAGKEAEKFGQGVHHGVNQAGSEAEKFGHGVHHGVNQAGKEAEKLGQGVHHGVNQAGKEAEKFGQGVHHGVNQAGKEAEKFGQGVHHGVNQAGSEAEKFGHGVHHGVNQAGKEAEKFGQGVHYAAGQAGKEGDKIIQGVHHGVDQAGKEAEKFGQGLHHGVNQAGKEVEKFGQGVHHAAGQAGKEGDKIVQGIYPGVNQAGQEVEHFGQGVHHAVEQAGKEADKVVQGVHDGVNQAGKEAEKFGQGVHHAAGQAGKEAEKLGQGVHHAAGQAGKEVDRLPQNVHNGVNQAGKEANQLLNGAHPGVSTGQHQHGGGATTTLTSGASVNRPFISFPTLWQSIANIIL; from the exons ATGCACCTTGCCAGTGTGGTCAGCTCCTGCTCCCTCCTACTGCTATTGGGGGCTCTTCCTGGATGGGCGGCCAATGATGACCCCATTGAGAAGGTCATTGAAGGAATCAACCGAGGGCTGACcaatgcagagagagaggtgggcaaGGCCCTGGAAGGCATCAATAATGGAATCACTCACGCTGGAAGGGAAGTGGAGAAAGTTTTTAATGGACTTAGCCACATGGGGAGCCAGGCCGGCAAGGAACTGGACAAAGGCGTCCAGGGACTCAACAGCGGCTTGGACAAGGTAGCCCATGAGATCAACAGTGGCATCGGACAAGCAGGAAAGGAAGCTGAGAAGTTTGTCCATGGGGTCAACAACGCTGCTGGACAGGTTGGGAAGGAGGCAGACAAAGTGATTCAGGGGGTCCATCATGGGGTCAACCAGGCTGGGAAGGAGGCGGAGAAGTTTGGTCAGGGGGTCCACCATGGGGTTAACCAGGCTGGGAGTGAGGCAGAGAAGTTTGGCCATGGGGTCCATCATGGGGTTAACCAGGCtggaaaggaggcagagaagtttGGTCAGGGGGTCCATCATGGAGTTAACCaggctgggaaggaggcagagaagtttGGTCAGGGGGTCCACCATGGGGTTAACCAGGCTGGGAACGAGGCAGAGAAGTTTGGCCACGGGGTCCATCATGGGGCTAACCAGGCtggaaaggaggcagagaagtttGGTCAGGGGGTTCATCATGGAGTTAACCaggctgggaaggaggcagagaagtttGGTCAGGGGGTCCACCATGGGGTTAACCAGGCTGGGAGTGAGGCAGAGAAGTTTGGCCATGGGGTCCATCATGGGGTTAACCAGGCtggaaaggaggcagagaagtttGGTCAGGGGGTTCATCATGGAGTTAACCAGGCTGGGAGCGAGGCAGAGAAGTTTGGTCAGGGGGTCCACCATGGCGTTAACCAG GCtggaaaggaggcagagaagtttGGTCAGGGGGTTCATCATGGAGTTAACCAGGCTGGGAGCGAGGCAGAGAAGTTTGGTCAGGGGGTCCACCATGGCGTTAACCAGGCTGGGAGTGAGGCAGAGAAGTTTGGCCATGGGGTCCACCATGGGGTTAACCAGGCtggaaaggaggcagagaagtttGGTCAGGGGGTCCACCATGGGGTTAACCAGGCTGGGAGCGAGGCAGAGAAGTTTGGCCATGGGGTCCATCATGGGGTTAACCaggctgggaaggaggcagagaagcttGGTCAGGGGGTCCACCATGGGGTTAACCaggctgggaaggaggcagagaagtttGGTCAGGGGGTCCACCATGGGGTTAACCaggctgggaaggaggcagagaagtttGGTCAGGGGGTCCACCATGGGGTTAACCAGGCTGGGAGCGAGGCAGAGAAGTTTGGCCATGGGGTCCACCATGGGGTTAACCaggctgggaaggaggcagagaagtttGGTCAGGGGGTCCACTATGCTGCTGGGCAGGCtgggaaagagggagacaaaatAATCCAAGGAGTCCACCATGGGGTTGACCaggctgggaaggaggcagagaagtttGGCCAGGGACTCCACCATGGTGTTAACCAG GCTGGAAAGGAGGTGGAGAAGTTTGGTCAGGGGGTCCACCATGCTGCTGGGCAGGCtgggaaagagggagacaaaatAGTCCAGGGGATCTATCCTGGGGTCAACCAGGCTGGGCAGGAGGTGGAGCACTTTGGCCAGGGAGTTCACCATGCCGTTGAACAGGCTGGAAAGGAGGCAGACAAAGTGGTCCAAGGGGTCCACGATGGGGTCAACCAGGccgggaaggaggcagagaaatttGGCCAAGGGGTCCACCACGCTGCTGGCCAGGCTGGAAAGGAGGCGGAGAAACTTGGCCAAGGTGTCCACCATGCTGCTGGCCAGGCCGGGAAGGAGGTGGACAGGTTGCCGCAGAATGTTCATAATGGGGTCAACCAAGCCGGCAAGGAGGCCAACCAGCTGCTGAAT GGCGCTCATCCAGGCGTTTCCACCGGCCAGCACCAGCACGGAGGGGGCGCAACCACCACGTTGACATCTGGA GCTTCGGTCAACAGGCCTTTCATCAGCTTCCCAACTCTGTGGCAG aGCATCGCCAACATCATTCTCTAA
- the SBSN gene encoding suprabasin isoform X1 yields the protein MHLASVVSSCSLLLLLGALPGWAANDDPIEKVIEGINRGLTNAEREVGKALEGINNGITHAGREVEKVFNGLSHMGSQAGKELDKGVQGLNSGLDKVAHEINSGIGQAGKEAEKFVHGVNNAAGQVGKEADKVIQGVHHGVNQAGKEAEKFGQGVHHGVNQAGSEAEKFGHGVHHGVNQAGKEAEKFGQGVHHGVNQAGKEAEKFGQGVHHGVNQAGNEAEKFGHGVHHGANQAGKEAEKFGQGVHHGVNQAGKEAEKFGQGVHHGVNQAGSEAEKFGHGVHHGVNQAGKEAEKFGQGVHHGVNQAGSEAEKFGQGVHHGVNQAGSEAEKFGHGVHHGVNQAGKEAEKFGQGVHHGVNQAGSEAEKFGQGVHHGVNQAGSEAEKFGHGVHHGVNQAGKEAEKFGQGVHHGVNQAGSEAEKFGHGVHHGVNQAGKEAEKLGQGVHHGVNQAGKEAEKFGQGVHHGVNQAGKEAEKFGQGVHHGVNQAGSEAEKFGHGVHHGVNQAGKEAEKFGQGVHYAAGQAGKEGDKIIQGVHHGVDQAGKEAEKFGQGLHHGVNQAGKEAEKFGQGVHHGVNQAGKEVEKFGQGVHHAAGQAGKEGDKIVQGIYPGVNQAGQEVEHFGQGVHHAVEQAGKEADKVVQGVHDGVNQAGKEAEKFGQGVHHAAGQAGKEAEKLGQGVHHAAGQAGKEVDRLPQNVHNGVNQAGKEANQLLNGAHPGVSTGQHQHGGGATTTLTSGASVNRPFISFPTLWQSIANIIL from the exons ATGCACCTTGCCAGTGTGGTCAGCTCCTGCTCCCTCCTACTGCTATTGGGGGCTCTTCCTGGATGGGCGGCCAATGATGACCCCATTGAGAAGGTCATTGAAGGAATCAACCGAGGGCTGACcaatgcagagagagaggtgggcaaGGCCCTGGAAGGCATCAATAATGGAATCACTCACGCTGGAAGGGAAGTGGAGAAAGTTTTTAATGGACTTAGCCACATGGGGAGCCAGGCCGGCAAGGAACTGGACAAAGGCGTCCAGGGACTCAACAGCGGCTTGGACAAGGTAGCCCATGAGATCAACAGTGGCATCGGACAAGCAGGAAAGGAAGCTGAGAAGTTTGTCCATGGGGTCAACAACGCTGCTGGACAGGTTGGGAAGGAGGCAGACAAAGTGATTCAGGGGGTCCATCATGGGGTCAACCAGGCTGGGAAGGAGGCGGAGAAGTTTGGTCAGGGGGTCCACCATGGGGTTAACCAGGCTGGGAGTGAGGCAGAGAAGTTTGGCCATGGGGTCCATCATGGGGTTAACCAGGCtggaaaggaggcagagaagtttGGTCAGGGGGTCCATCATGGAGTTAACCaggctgggaaggaggcagagaagtttGGTCAGGGGGTCCACCATGGGGTTAACCAGGCTGGGAACGAGGCAGAGAAGTTTGGCCACGGGGTCCATCATGGGGCTAACCAGGCtggaaaggaggcagagaagtttGGTCAGGGGGTTCATCATGGAGTTAACCaggctgggaaggaggcagagaagtttGGTCAGGGGGTCCACCATGGGGTTAACCAGGCTGGGAGTGAGGCAGAGAAGTTTGGCCATGGGGTCCATCATGGGGTTAACCAGGCtggaaaggaggcagagaagtttGGTCAGGGGGTTCATCATGGAGTTAACCAGGCTGGGAGCGAGGCAGAGAAGTTTGGTCAGGGGGTCCACCATGGCGTTAACCAGGCTGGGAGTGAGGCAGAGAAGTTTGGCCATGGGGTCCACCATGGGGTTAACCAGGCtggaaaggaggcagagaagtttGGTCAGGGGGTTCATCATGGAGTTAACCAGGCTGGGAGCGAGGCAGAGAAGTTTGGTCAGGGGGTCCACCATGGCGTTAACCAGGCTGGGAGTGAGGCAGAGAAGTTTGGCCATGGGGTCCACCATGGGGTTAACCAGGCtggaaaggaggcagagaagtttGGTCAGGGGGTCCACCATGGGGTTAACCAGGCTGGGAGCGAGGCAGAGAAGTTTGGCCATGGGGTCCATCATGGGGTTAACCaggctgggaaggaggcagagaagcttGGTCAGGGGGTCCACCATGGGGTTAACCaggctgggaaggaggcagagaagtttGGTCAGGGGGTCCACCATGGGGTTAACCaggctgggaaggaggcagagaagtttGGTCAGGGGGTCCACCATGGGGTTAACCAGGCTGGGAGCGAGGCAGAGAAGTTTGGCCATGGGGTCCACCATGGGGTTAACCaggctgggaaggaggcagagaagtttGGTCAGGGGGTCCACTATGCTGCTGGGCAGGCtgggaaagagggagacaaaatAATCCAAGGAGTCCACCATGGGGTTGACCaggctgggaaggaggcagagaagtttGGCCAGGGACTCCACCATGGTGTTAACCAGGctgggaaagaagcagagaagttTGGCCAGGGGGTCCATCATGGAGTTAACCAGGCTGGAAAGGAGGTGGAGAAGTTTGGTCAGGGGGTCCACCATGCTGCTGGGCAGGCtgggaaagagggagacaaaatAGTCCAGGGGATCTATCCTGGGGTCAACCAGGCTGGGCAGGAGGTGGAGCACTTTGGCCAGGGAGTTCACCATGCCGTTGAACAGGCTGGAAAGGAGGCAGACAAAGTGGTCCAAGGGGTCCACGATGGGGTCAACCAGGccgggaaggaggcagagaaatttGGCCAAGGGGTCCACCACGCTGCTGGCCAGGCTGGAAAGGAGGCGGAGAAACTTGGCCAAGGTGTCCACCATGCTGCTGGCCAGGCCGGGAAGGAGGTGGACAGGTTGCCGCAGAATGTTCATAATGGGGTCAACCAAGCCGGCAAGGAGGCCAACCAGCTGCTGAAT GGCGCTCATCCAGGCGTTTCCACCGGCCAGCACCAGCACGGAGGGGGCGCAACCACCACGTTGACATCTGGA GCTTCGGTCAACAGGCCTTTCATCAGCTTCCCAACTCTGTGGCAG aGCATCGCCAACATCATTCTCTAA